One genomic region from Williamwhitmania sp. encodes:
- a CDS encoding restriction endonuclease yields the protein MNDIYHYPPDLFDLIVQTIPLLNRSKKSVLTFFNGAGVDSRIYKDVSIKVNSAPDSISKYDICRTILERINQDTDKYLRERREILKRITEFEAFSTCWESDQFKAKGMVAEIQKVINVKDSFTRMKQERDKEQNLRKQEYQNKIAEVQKQRELLEKIKKDLFSLFSETNFQKRGKKLEPVLNSYFKAHQILVKEDFKRVGEFGAGIVEQIDGIIEIDNQVFLVEMKWKKDSIGIDDIYSHLGRIYHRANAQGIFISASGFSPASILAAKEALVKNALLIMFDLEELVRVIEDETDFKNYLRDKIKLAIIDKEPYKRILK from the coding sequence ATGAATGATATTTACCATTATCCACCAGATTTGTTTGATTTAATTGTCCAGACAATTCCTTTATTGAATCGTTCGAAAAAATCGGTATTGACATTTTTTAATGGGGCTGGTGTTGATTCTCGAATTTATAAAGATGTTTCAATTAAAGTAAATTCTGCTCCTGACTCTATTTCCAAATACGATATATGTAGGACAATTTTGGAAAGGATTAATCAAGACACTGACAAATACTTACGTGAAAGAAGAGAAATTTTAAAACGAATAACAGAATTTGAAGCGTTCTCAACCTGTTGGGAAAGTGACCAATTCAAAGCCAAAGGAATGGTTGCTGAAATTCAAAAAGTAATTAATGTTAAAGACTCTTTTACTAGAATGAAACAAGAAAGAGACAAAGAACAAAATTTAAGAAAACAGGAATATCAAAACAAAATTGCAGAGGTTCAAAAACAAAGAGAACTCCTGGAAAAAATAAAAAAGGATTTGTTTTCACTTTTTTCCGAGACCAACTTTCAAAAACGTGGAAAAAAATTAGAACCTGTTCTTAATAGCTATTTTAAGGCTCATCAAATTCTTGTAAAAGAAGATTTTAAGCGTGTTGGAGAATTTGGAGCAGGAATAGTAGAGCAAATTGATGGAATTATCGAAATTGACAACCAAGTTTTCTTGGTTGAAATGAAATGGAAGAAAGATTCTATTGGAATCGACGATATTTATTCGCATCTCGGAAGAATATATCATCGAGCAAATGCACAAGGAATTTTTATTTCAGCATCTGGATTTTCACCTGCAAGTATATTAGCAGCAAAAGAAGCTTTGGTTAAAAATGCTCTCTTAATAATGTTTGACCTAGAAGAACTGGTTAGAGTAATAGAGGATGAGACTGATTTCAAGAATTATTTGAGGGACAAAATTAAACTCGCGATAATAGATAAAGAACCTTATAAAAGAATTTTAAAATAA